The Mucilaginibacter gracilis genomic interval ACCCTGGCATAGTACGATTGTAACTGTGATCTGGTAGAATCGCCGTATTGTGGCAAGTGGTTTTTAAATTGGCTGATATCTTTAACTAAATTATTTGGTATCAGCGTATTCCATCCTACATCATTCCAGTTGTTATATTTTGAAACCTGATAAGAGTATCCGGCCAAAACAGTTAAGGCACTGTTATTATGTAATTTTACATCATAAGTTAAAGTATGCTCGGTAATTTGCGAGGTTTTTTCAATGTTTTGCACCTGGCCGCGTCCGTTGCCCGATATTTGCGATATAGATTGGCCGCGTACGTTATCAGCATCAGTATAACCAGCTAATGATGGATCGTAATAGGTTGACCGTACTCCCATTGAATAATCGTTACCAAAAGTAGCCTTGTATGATAAGTTTTTGGTAAGCTTTAACGTTGCACCTAAATTAGCCAGGTAACGGTTAATGTTATCCCTATCGTCAATTAAGTTTAACATAGCCACCGGGTTACGGTTACTACCATCAAAGTAATAGCTACCATCGGCATTATAAACCGGATAGGTAGGGTTGGCACTTATTGTTGCACCAATTAAGCTACCCTGATAGCCAGAGTTATCGGCAATGGGCGCATAAGTATTTTTAACATTAGATGCCAAAAAGGTAAGATCAAATCTTAAACGATCTCCCCAAACTTTTTGTGAAGCGTTAACACGGCCTGTTAACCTTTTTAAGCCCGATTTTTTTACGGTACCGTTTTCTTCGTCATAACCTGCAGAAGCGCGGTAAGTAAATCCTTGATTAGCACCGCCAAAACCAAGGTTATAATTTTGTGATACGCCAGTCTGGAAAATTTGATTTTGCCAGTTGGTATTAGCACCCTTGTTAATAGCACTCGGATCGGCACCGGTTGCTTTTACTGCCGTTAAAAACGAACTGGCATCAAGCAAATCATACTGCTTGGCTACGTTGGCAACTGTTGTGTTTGAAGATAATTGGATGCCCTGCCCTTTAGCACCTTTTTTTGTGGTGATAATAATTACACCGTTGGCACCACGCGAGCCATAAATTGCAGCGGCCGAAGCATCTTTTAAAACACTAATGTTTTCGATATCATTTGGGTTGATAAACTCCAGCGGATTGCGGGCTGTTGATGAACCTAACGAACCCGTTGTTGCACCCGAGGCCGAAGTACCTCCGTTATCAATTGGCACGCCGTCAATAACGTACAAGGGATCGTTACCGGAGCGAATAGACGATGAACCACGGATGTTGATAGTAGAACCACCACCCGGCTCGCCGCTTGAAGGCGTAACCTGCACACCTGCAATGCGGCCCTGCAACAATTGCTCTGGTGTAGAAATAATACCCTTATTAAAATCTTTTGTACCGATAGAAGCTACCGAACCTGTAGCATCTTTTATACGCTGGGTACCGTAACCAACCACCACAACTTCGCTCAAGTTGCTTGAGTTAGCTTCTAACGCAATGTTAACGGTGGTTTTGCCATTAATTAAAACGGTTAATTTGATAAAACCAATGTTGCTAACGGTTAAACTTTTTGCAGCATTGGGTACTGCTAAGGTAAATTGCCCATTAATATCTGTCGCGGTTCCGTTACCGCCGGCATCAGATACAATTGAGGCCCCGATCAAAGGAGAACCGTCTTTTTTGTCGGTAACTTTTCCTTTTATTGTTTTGGATTGCGCCATTACCTGGAGCGTAGCAAAACTGAACAAAAGGAGGAAACATAGTTTGGAAAAGTGTTTCATGTTCATGATTTTGGTTAATTGATTGGTTTTTTGTTGGTTATTGGTTTATAAAAGTTTATAATTAGGCTTTACTAGGTATTGGTTTTGTTTTTATAAAAAGCACAGATAATGCTGCCAGCAACAGCAATACACCGGCAAGTTTTATGGCATTTTGCGGGTTGTTACCCAGCCAGCTTGCATAGTACATAGGCATGGTTACATTTTGTATTAACATGGGTATTACAATAAACATGTTAAATATGCCCATGTAAATACCGGTTCTTTCCGGAGGGATATTGCCGGCTATAATGATGTATGGATTGCCCATCATACTGGCCCATGATAGCCCCATGCCCACCATAGGGATAAATACCAAAACCGGATTGTGTATAAATGGCAAAGCAAATAAGCCAGCACCAGCGCAGGTTAAACATGCCGCATGAACTATTTTTGCTCCATGTTTTTTAGCCAGCCAAGCCAGGCCAAATGCCGATGCAAAAGCAATAAAATTGTAAAAAGCTCCTATTTGCCCCGATAGCAGATCGGCCTCGCGAAAGCCGGACACAGCCCCCGTAACCGATCCAAAAACTGATGACGATAAGCACTTGGCTATGTATATCCAATAAATAAACATGGCATACCAGCTAAAAAGCATCATGGGTATCATTTGCTTCATTACGGCTGGCATTTGGGTAATTGCCGTAGTAATTTCTATTAAGGTTGCTTTAAAACCTTTGGCTGCACTACGTATCTTTTGTTTCTCGGCTTCGGTTAGCGGTATTTCTTTGGTGGTGCTAAGGCTATATAAAATAGAGCTGATAGACATTACCGAGCCTATAACAAAAGCTATAATAGTAGTTACCGGAATGTGGTTTTGGTTGGTTGCCATTTTACTCACACCAAAAAATATAAGTAAGGTTGGCGTTAAGTATGATAGCGTTTGGCCAAGCCCGGTAAAGGCACTTTGAGTTAAAAACCCCATTGGGTGCTGGCTCTCGTCAAGCTTATCGCTAACAAAAGCGCGATAGGGCTCCTGGGTTATGTTATTAGCTGCATCCAATATCCACAAAACACTTGCGGCCATCCACACCGAGCTGCTGTGTGGCATTACAAAAAGTGCTAAACTGCATATAATGGCTCCTACCAAAAAATAGGGCGAACGCCTGCCGTATTTACTGATAGTTTTATCGCTAAATGCGCCCACAATGGGCTGTATAAGCAAACCGGTAATAGGCCCGGCCAGCCACAAATAAGGTAGCTTACTCTCCTGAGCGCCCAAATACGAGTAAATGGGACTCATGTTGGCTTGCTGCAAACCAAAACTATTGTTAAGTTAAATATAATATGACGTATAAAAGCGTATATTTGTAAAACAAATTACAGATGGTACGTTATACGATAAAACTTACAAAAGAGGAGGTTGGAGAGTTATACTCGATAATCAACAAGGGCTCCCATAGTTCTCAAACATTCCGGACAGCCTATATACTATTGAATTGTGATGAAGGGGAATATGCGGAGAAAATAACAAATGAACAGATCAGCAAAGTCCTGAAAGTAGGGATGCGAACGATAGACCGGGTGAAGAAAAAGTTTATTGAAGAGGGTTTTGAAGGTGTTTTAGATCGTCGCCCCACCAGCCGTGTTTATGAAACAAAATCAGATGGCGATGTAGAAGCGAAGCTGGTTGCCTTGTGTTGCAGCGAGCCGCCTGAGGGGTTTGCTAAATGGTCATTAAGGCTACTCGCCGATAAAATGGTAGAGTTGGAATATGTAGAAAGTATTTCGCATGTAACAGTAAGAAGTGTGCTTAAAAAAACGAACTTAAGCCTTGGAAAGTAAAGGGCTGGGTAATACCACCGGAAAAAAGCAGCGAATTTGTAGCCAATATGGAACGCGTATTGGATGTATACAAAAAACCTTATGATGAGGAATTTCCGGTTGTATGTATGGATGAGTCGCCAAAACAATTGATAGAAGAAGGGCAGCCCTCTCAAGCCATGAAGCCTGGCCAGGAGGCAAGAGTAGATTACGAGTACATAAGGCATGGGGTAGTCAATATATTTATGGCCAACGAGCCTTTGAGGGGCAAGCGCTTTGTAGAAATTACGGCGTTTAAAACCAAAAAGGACTGGGCTTTATTCGTAAAAAGAATAGCAGATGAATGGTACCCGACAGCGAAAAAAATAACTTTAGTAATGGACAATTTTAAAACCCATTCGGCCTCTGCATTTTACGAGACATTTGAACCAGCCGAAGCCAAAAGGCTATGGGATAGGTTTGAGTTTGTTTATACGCCCAAGCATGGAAGCTGGCTCAATATGGCCGAGATAGAATTGCATGTATTGAATGGGCAATGCCTAAACAGGCATATTTCAACAATGCTGAAGATCAATGAAGAGGTAGCGGCATGGCAACACAACAGAAATAATAAGAACAGCAAAATTAACTGGCAGTTCGAAAATAAAGATGCGCGAATAAAACTGAAAAGACTTTATCCGTCATTACACGATTAACATAACACTAGATTGCAAGCCAAAAAAGCCAAAATTCATATTCAGTATCTGCCAAAAAGAAAGTTTTGCCTTTCTGGCCTTTATTCCGGCGTATATCTTGTTTCCGGCTTCTATTACAGGCTCTATTAGCATGGTACCAGCTCTAATTGGTTTTTAATTTGTTTGGGTTATTTAGCGGCATAAATTTGTCGTCTACTACTATATCAACTGCACTTTGCTGCGCTATAATGAGACTGCTCTCTTTCTCCAGTACTTTTTCTATAAATGATGTTACCGTTTCGCGGTTGCGGTTTATCCGGTTTTTGCGGGTGTGCTGGTAGGTTGTATTAATATAAATACGATGGTCAACCCCATTTAGCAGCGATGTATAAGTACCGTCCACCAATACTACCTTTGTACCCTCAATATCAATATGGTGTACTTCTTCGGTATCAGTTACCCAATCCATATAGGGCACTGCCAGCGTTGCCGAGGTGAGCTGTTTAATTTTTTTAATATGCTCATCAAGCAAGGCCAGCCTTACTTCGTGGGGACCTATATGGTCAAAATCTTTTAAACGGGCTTCGTGATTTTGCTTGGGAGGTAGTTTAAAGTAGTCGTCCTGGTGTAAAACAATTACCTTTAAGCCTTTTTCTAAAAGTATATCTCTTACTATTTTGCTCAGAGTAGTCTTCCCCGAGCCAGATTCGCCGGCTATGCTAATAGCTACAACCTTGTTATCGCTAAAAGCAATCTGCCCCACTACTTTTTGCACATTAGGCTTTACTTTGGCAATAATGCTCCCGGTTTCGGCATAACCGGGTAAAAGAAAGCTTTTAAGTTGGGCAGCATCTTTTTGTGCCAATGCCGAAAGCAGATAGCCCGCCGCACTGAAACATAAATTGGTTACACCACCGGCCTCACCTGTGTAAAAATCAAAATACTCGGTAAACGGCTTTTCTGTTATACAATTTGTTATCTCGTTGTTTAATGCATCGGTTAACAAGTTAGCCGTGCTTTTAAAACCCGACATTGTTAAACCCGTCACTAAAAAACCGTTAACTACCGGCCAAATACCCCCATTATGAAAGTGGCCGGGTTTGTTTTTAAAGTTGTACCCGTAGTTTAAAAGCAGGGCTTTATAAAGTTCGTCGTCCGGGGTTATTGGTGGCCAAAATGCAGGTATGCCCTTATTATTGGTTTGATTTAAAACAGTTTTAAGCGCTTTATCTATCTTATCTTTGGTTTGTTTTGATGGTATATCCAATAATAAAAGTAATGCCATTGACCATCCGTCGAAACGATCAATGATACTGCCTGGCGAAAAAGAAGCAATAAAATTTTCACCTATTTCAAAACTTTTAAGTTTAGCTTGTTGTGCCTGGGTGTATAAGCTATCGGTCAACTCGGCCTCAAGCAGGTAATGCTGCTTAATACGTATTTTTATTTCGAGTGCCTTTTGCTCCCAATCGTCTCGATTAAAAAAGTTGCCCGCAAGGGTTAGCGCCCAGTATCTCAGCAACTGATCGTATAATACATAACCGCTGGTAACATATTCATCGGCCCAATTACTACTCATGGGCACATACATTAACCCTTTGCCGTTAAATTCCCAGCAGTTAGCCAGCTCAAAAAAAGCATCACACTGGCGGCAAACGGTTTCTTTAAATATATTATCGTTTAATTTTTGCAGGTATAAAACCGACGAGATGATCCACCAAAAACTGGCATCAACCCGGCCAACAGGGCCACCAAAGCTTACTTTTTGTATTTCGCCTTGCTGTGTTACCAATATATTAGATGGTATTTGCCCGTGCTTTGTTGAGGCTGATTGCAGCCTAACCAAAGAACTTTTTAGAGGTTGGTAAAGATCGGTTAACTCGTTACTTAAAATGGCCAAACCGGCAATAGCCGAATCACGGGCCCATATATAGCCGTAATTATCGGTCCCATTTGACGATGCTTTAATACCGTGAGTTGAGGAGGCCCACTTTAGCACCTTTATTGCTCTTTGCTCAATGTTTAAATCTTCTGCTGCTAGGGTCATAATTCTACCCAATAGCCATACCTGGTAACATATTGCATCAAGGCATCAAAAAATGCCAAGTGTTTTACTGTTTGTAAAAAAAAAGTACCGGTGCGGTATAATTGGTTTGATAAAAGTATTCGTTCTAACACATGTTTTTATCGAAAAACGGCCCGGTTGCGGCGCAAAGCTTTCCGCAAAGCTTTGCGAAAATGATTGCTGTTGATAAAAAAATAAGTGCCCT includes:
- a CDS encoding IS630 family transposase (programmed frameshift); protein product: MVRYTIKLTKEEVGELYSIINKGSHSSQTFRTAYILLNCDEGEYAEKITNEQISKVLKVGMRTIDRVKKKFIEEGFEGVLDRRPTSRVYETKSDGDVEAKLVALCCSEPPEGFAKWSLRLLADKMVELEYVESISHVTVRSVLKKNELKPWKVKGWVIPPEKSSEFVANMERVLDVYKKPYDEEFPVVCMDESPKQLIEEGQPSQAMKPGQEARVDYEYIRHGVVNIFMANEPLRGKRFVEITAFKTKKDWALFVKRIADEWYPTAKKITLVMDNFKTHSASAFYETFEPAEAKRLWDRFEFVYTPKHGSWLNMAEIELHVLNGQCLNRHISTMLKINEEVAAWQHNRNNKNSKINWQFENKDARIKLKRLYPSLHD
- a CDS encoding SusC/RagA family TonB-linked outer membrane protein, translating into MKHFSKLCFLLLFSFATLQVMAQSKTIKGKVTDKKDGSPLIGASIVSDAGGNGTATDINGQFTLAVPNAAKSLTVSNIGFIKLTVLINGKTTVNIALEANSSNLSEVVVVGYGTQRIKDATGSVASIGTKDFNKGIISTPEQLLQGRIAGVQVTPSSGEPGGGSTINIRGSSSIRSGNDPLYVIDGVPIDNGGTSASGATTGSLGSSTARNPLEFINPNDIENISVLKDASAAAIYGSRGANGVIIITTKKGAKGQGIQLSSNTTVANVAKQYDLLDASSFLTAVKATGADPSAINKGANTNWQNQIFQTGVSQNYNLGFGGANQGFTYRASAGYDEENGTVKKSGLKRLTGRVNASQKVWGDRLRFDLTFLASNVKNTYAPIADNSGYQGSLIGATISANPTYPVYNADGSYYFDGSNRNPVAMLNLIDDRDNINRYLANLGATLKLTKNLSYKATFGNDYSMGVRSTYYDPSLAGYTDADNVRGQSISQISGNGRGQVQNIEKTSQITEHTLTYDVKLHNNSALTVLAGYSYQVSKYNNWNDVGWNTLIPNNLVKDISQFKNHLPQYGDSTRSQLQSYYARVNYSFQDKYLITATVRSDGSSKFGSNNRYATFPALAAKWKIMNESFAPKKVFDDLSLRLNYGQTGNQELPPYSSLAIKQYNFDGSTNSITNANANLKWETTTQFGGGIDFAILHNRLTGTIDYFDKSTKDLLFLQDYAQPAANSHRWVNLPGNIVNKGVEIGLNFVAVEKKIFSWNIAYNMTFLSNKVTNFGNSNVNTGAINGQGLSGAYGQVITNNYPLYTYKVPVFAGFDANGFGIYPNGIDVSTLQGSAIPTFTASLTNNFTYKKFNASFFINGATGFQVYNNTANAYFFVVTWLQATT
- a CDS encoding MFS transporter; the protein is MSPIYSYLGAQESKLPYLWLAGPITGLLIQPIVGAFSDKTISKYGRRSPYFLVGAIICSLALFVMPHSSSVWMAASVLWILDAANNITQEPYRAFVSDKLDESQHPMGFLTQSAFTGLGQTLSYLTPTLLIFFGVSKMATNQNHIPVTTIIAFVIGSVMSISSILYSLSTTKEIPLTEAEKQKIRSAAKGFKATLIEITTAITQMPAVMKQMIPMMLFSWYAMFIYWIYIAKCLSSSVFGSVTGAVSGFREADLLSGQIGAFYNFIAFASAFGLAWLAKKHGAKIVHAACLTCAGAGLFALPFIHNPVLVFIPMVGMGLSWASMMGNPYIIIAGNIPPERTGIYMGIFNMFIVIPMLIQNVTMPMYYASWLGNNPQNAIKLAGVLLLLAALSVLFIKTKPIPSKA
- a CDS encoding glycoside hydrolase 100 family protein, coding for MTLAAEDLNIEQRAIKVLKWASSTHGIKASSNGTDNYGYIWARDSAIAGLAILSNELTDLYQPLKSSLVRLQSASTKHGQIPSNILVTQQGEIQKVSFGGPVGRVDASFWWIISSVLYLQKLNDNIFKETVCRQCDAFFELANCWEFNGKGLMYVPMSSNWADEYVTSGYVLYDQLLRYWALTLAGNFFNRDDWEQKALEIKIRIKQHYLLEAELTDSLYTQAQQAKLKSFEIGENFIASFSPGSIIDRFDGWSMALLLLLDIPSKQTKDKIDKALKTVLNQTNNKGIPAFWPPITPDDELYKALLLNYGYNFKNKPGHFHNGGIWPVVNGFLVTGLTMSGFKSTANLLTDALNNEITNCITEKPFTEYFDFYTGEAGGVTNLCFSAAGYLLSALAQKDAAQLKSFLLPGYAETGSIIAKVKPNVQKVVGQIAFSDNKVVAISIAGESGSGKTTLSKIVRDILLEKGLKVIVLHQDDYFKLPPKQNHEARLKDFDHIGPHEVRLALLDEHIKKIKQLTSATLAVPYMDWVTDTEEVHHIDIEGTKVVLVDGTYTSLLNGVDHRIYINTTYQHTRKNRINRNRETVTSFIEKVLEKESSLIIAQQSAVDIVVDDKFMPLNNPNKLKTN